Sequence from the Motilibacter aurantiacus genome:
ACGTGACCCCGGCGGGCGCGTCGGCCGGCGGCTCGCCGGACCGGTACGTCGCCGTCACGGTGTCCCCGGACTCCACGAACGAGCGGACGACGGACAGCCCGATCCCGCGGTTGCCCCCGGTGACCAGCACGGACCGGCTCATCGTTCTCCCTCGTCGTGGCGTCGCTCGGCTCTCCGCCGCGGCCCGGACCCTACCGGGCGGGCGGTGCCCCGAGGCAGACGGGCGCGGCTCCGGGGTGCCAACGGCGCCACGGCGACGTAGCGTTGACGACGTGGCAGGCGCAAGCCGGCGTACGGAGCCGGTCTATCAGATCACCGGCGCGGCGCGCGGCCTCCAGGAGGACCAGGGCGGCCGGGCGCGGCGCTACGCGATCTCCATGGGGATCCGCACGGTCTGCTTCCTGCTCGCGGTCGTGACCGACGGGTGGCTCCGCTGGGCGTTCGTCGCCGGAGCGGTCGCGCTGCCCTACCTCGCTGTCGTCCTCGCCAATGCCGGCCGGGAGACGGTGCGTGACCTGCCCGGCACGATCCTGCGGCCGGAGCGGCGTGCCCTCTCGGCTGGTACGGCAGCACCACTGGAGAAGGGGCGTTCGGAGGGCTGACCTCGACGCCGGTTGGTGCTTCACTTTCCTCACGCGCTTCGCACCCCCGTCGGAGCGTGTGGTGCGGTGCCGGGCGGCCTCCCCCGTGGCAGCCCGGCATCGCCCCCGGGGGCCGCAGGACCCCTCTTGCCGGGCGTGCGAGGCGCCTCAGCCGACGTGGACGACCGCGTCCGTCGGCAGCTCGCTCTTGGCCACCCGCACCAGCGCCAGGACGACCACCGCAGCCAGCGCCAGG
This genomic interval carries:
- a CDS encoding DUF3099 domain-containing protein, translated to MAGASRRTEPVYQITGAARGLQEDQGGRARRYAISMGIRTVCFLLAVVTDGWLRWAFVAGAVALPYLAVVLANAGRETVRDLPGTILRPERRALSAGTAAPLEKGRSEG